The genomic interval CAGTAATTGGAGTTCCCACTTCAGTAGGTTATGGGGTAGGGGCAGGGGGATTCGCAGCCCTTAATGCCATGTTACAATCCTGTGCCCCGGGAATAGCCGTGGTAAACATTGATAATGGATTCGGAGCAGCAGTATTCGCCGCAACTGTAGTAAAACAAACAATTAATGGCTAGATTTGGTATGGGGTTGTGCTTTCAAATTAATAACTATCATTGAATGTTTGTTTTAAGGGTTCTATATCGGATTTTTGGGTTAGGTGTAATTGAGGATTATTAATAATTTGAGGTAATAATTCTGGGGGATGGATTAGATTATGAATGCAGTATATTATTAAAAGATTATTTTAAGGGATAAAATAGACCTTGAAGTACAGTAGATAATCCCAGCTAAAAATAATAAAGCTCAAATAGAGGATTACAAAAATCATTGCGTACCATTTTTCGTTTTGAAGGTTGAATTTTCCAGTGTGGAGTAACCACTGTAATAAACTGGTTAAAATAACCATTAAGATGATTGCAAATCCAATTCCAAATAAAACATCCGAAAGATAATGGACCCCCACCAAAATCCGGCTAAAAGCCAGCGATATGGCGTAAATAAGAATTATCAATGCTAAACATATCTTCATCCAACTTCTTTTGAATGTGGCATCATCAGTCAAAAAACAGATTATCAGTGGCAGCGTCCCTGCAAATGACTGGAAGGCATGTCCAGAGGGAAACGAGAACCCGCTGGAGTAATATAGGGCATTAAGATCTAGATGTGCCACTTGCGGCCGCGGACGTGCAAAAAAATCCTTTAGAATGGGGTCTACAATAGGATTGCCAATAGCCAATATCATAATGGATAAAAAGAACACTAAGCGATATTTTTTCAAGATTTCAACCTTGAAAGATGCTAAATAAACGGTCAGAAGAGGCAATCCAACAAGATAAAGCATATATTTGGTATAAATATACCAGAAATCTGCAAAAAACGGATTAGTGCGCAGGGAATTAAAACTGGCCACTAAGTAATAATCAAATCCATAGCTCAAATAGGCAATAAAAGCAATTATCCATAAAATAAAGGCAAATAATAGTAAAATCAGCTTCTTCTTGGTTCCAAACTCAAATAATTTCAGTTGAGAATTATTAGGGGGGTTAATGTCCATTTACAATCAC from Methanobacteriaceae archaeon carries:
- a CDS encoding phosphatase PAP2 family protein; this translates as MDINPPNNSQLKLFEFGTKKKLILLLFAFILWIIAFIAYLSYGFDYYLVASFNSLRTNPFFADFWYIYTKYMLYLVGLPLLTVYLASFKVEILKKYRLVFFLSIMILAIGNPIVDPILKDFFARPRPQVAHLDLNALYYSSGFSFPSGHAFQSFAGTLPLIICFLTDDATFKRSWMKICLALIILIYAISLAFSRILVGVHYLSDVLFGIGFAIILMVILTSLLQWLLHTGKFNLQNEKWYAMIFVILYLSFIIFSWDYLLYFKVYFIP